In one window of Meiothermus sp. DNA:
- a CDS encoding enoyl-CoA hydratase/isomerase family protein, with product MTVTASDRNGIRLLTLNDPERRNPLSPGLVQDLLEQLNAAEQDPNTRAVVLTGAGQAFSAGADLDFLKSVTTAGAEANYAHSRSLMRLFHRVYTFPKPTIAAINGPAVAGGAGLAMACDLALMSEAAQIGYSEVKIGFVAALVGVILVRNVGEKHARELLLTGRLVSASEAYRMGLVNRIIPPEQLLDETLALAQEVSANAPTSLALTKELLNALPGMGLEDGLRLASIANAWVRETGDLAEGIAAFFEKRPPRF from the coding sequence ATGACCGTTACCGCATCCGACCGCAATGGCATCCGGCTGCTCACCCTGAACGACCCTGAAAGGCGCAACCCGCTCTCTCCCGGATTGGTGCAAGATTTACTGGAGCAGCTAAATGCCGCCGAACAAGACCCCAACACCAGGGCGGTGGTGCTGACCGGAGCCGGCCAGGCTTTTAGTGCCGGGGCCGACCTGGATTTTCTAAAAAGCGTTACCACCGCCGGCGCCGAGGCCAATTACGCCCACTCCCGCAGTCTGATGCGCCTTTTTCACCGGGTTTACACCTTCCCCAAACCCACCATTGCCGCCATCAATGGCCCGGCGGTAGCCGGTGGGGCCGGGCTGGCCATGGCCTGCGACCTGGCCCTGATGAGCGAGGCCGCCCAAATCGGCTACAGCGAGGTAAAGATTGGCTTCGTGGCCGCGCTGGTAGGGGTGATTCTAGTGCGCAACGTGGGGGAAAAGCACGCACGGGAGCTGCTCCTTACCGGCCGGCTGGTCTCGGCGTCGGAAGCCTACCGAATGGGGCTCGTGAACCGAATCATACCCCCAGAGCAATTGCTGGACGAGACCCTGGCCCTGGCCCAGGAGGTGAGCGCCAACGCCCCCACCTCGCTGGCACTAACCAAAGAGTTGCTGAATGCTCTGCCGGGAATGGGCCTCGAGGACGGCCTCCGGCTGGCGTCCATCGCCAATGCCTGGGTGCGCGAGACCGGCGACCTGGCCGAGGGTATCGCGGCTTTTTTCGAGAAACGTCCGCCGCGTTTTTAG
- a CDS encoding DUF2089 domain-containing protein — protein MRVFPMPTQCPVEGCNRRLHVTELVCPDCRTEIRGEFRPNEFALLPPEHLEFLRLYVKVRGNLKEVERILGLSYPTIRARFEALLRVLGYEYQEMPEGPNPEEKEAILAALEKGQISAAEAAERLRALKKP, from the coding sequence ATGCGAGTGTTCCCCATGCCCACACAATGCCCGGTGGAGGGCTGCAACAGGCGACTGCACGTGACTGAACTGGTCTGCCCGGACTGCCGCACCGAGATTCGAGGTGAGTTCCGGCCCAACGAGTTTGCCCTCCTGCCCCCAGAGCACTTAGAGTTTCTGCGCCTGTACGTCAAGGTGCGGGGCAACCTGAAGGAAGTCGAACGGATTCTGGGCCTGTCGTACCCTACCATCCGAGCCCGCTTCGAAGCGTTGCTCCGGGTGCTGGGGTATGAGTACCAGGAGATGCCCGAAGGCCCCAACCCAGAAGAAAAAGAAGCAATTTTGGCGGCCCTAGAAAAAGGCCAGATCAGCGCTGCTGAGGCTGCCGAACGGCTGCGGGCCTTGAAAAAACCCTAA
- the clpS gene encoding ATP-dependent Clp protease adapter ClpS, whose amino-acid sequence MSDSTTKTRTQIKPATRTPNLYKVLLLNDDYTPMDFVVEVLMRFFRKSEAEAIRIMLQVHHAGVGVAGVYPFEIAETKVNQVMDAASAEGHPLQCIMEPE is encoded by the coding sequence GTGAGCGACAGCACCACCAAGACCCGTACTCAGATTAAACCGGCCACCCGTACGCCGAATTTGTACAAGGTCTTGTTGCTTAACGACGACTACACCCCTATGGATTTTGTGGTGGAGGTGTTGATGCGGTTTTTCAGGAAAAGCGAGGCCGAGGCCATCCGCATCATGTTGCAAGTGCACCACGCCGGGGTGGGCGTGGCAGGCGTTTACCCCTTCGAAATTGCCGAAACCAAGGTCAATCAGGTAATGGATGCTGCCAGCGCTGAGGGGCATCCACTACAGTGCATCATGGAACCGGAGTGA
- a CDS encoding RDD family protein — protein MTRIRPSSELLRYLSHRLLAGLIDLGAMAGLQFGVVASANALFPPTHLGHHFSTEGLLLFAIFSPLAWFIYAVLPLARSGSTLGKEIMGIRVVNQYGQNPSMLQAFMRESAGRWLNAMVLYLGLLFIFWDKDQQTLHDMVADTFVVWKNQEHFPRASRL, from the coding sequence GTGACTCGAATCCGACCTTCATCCGAATTACTCCGCTACCTGAGTCATCGGCTGCTGGCCGGCCTCATCGACCTGGGGGCGATGGCCGGGTTGCAGTTCGGCGTTGTGGCTTCAGCAAATGCCCTGTTTCCCCCCACCCATCTGGGCCACCACTTTTCTACCGAAGGCTTGCTTCTTTTCGCGATTTTTTCGCCTCTGGCTTGGTTCATATATGCAGTATTGCCCCTGGCGCGTTCGGGCTCAACCCTGGGCAAGGAAATTATGGGGATTCGTGTGGTCAACCAGTACGGTCAGAACCCCTCGATGCTACAAGCTTTTATGCGGGAAAGCGCCGGGCGCTGGTTGAATGCGATGGTGCTGTATTTGGGTCTGTTGTTTATATTTTGGGACAAAGACCAGCAAACCCTACACGATATGGTTGCGGATACCTTCGTGGTATGGAAAAACCAGGAGCATTTTCCTCGAGCCAGCCGGCTTTAA
- the rplT gene encoding 50S ribosomal protein L20: protein MPRAKTGVVRRRKHKAILKRAKGFYALRSKSVRKARETLFSGAMRSFNDRRKRKGDMRRLWIVRINAAARQHGLSYSVFMHGLKKAGIELDRKILADIAVRQPEAFAELVSKARA, encoded by the coding sequence ATGCCACGCGCAAAAACCGGTGTAGTCCGTCGCCGTAAGCACAAAGCCATCCTCAAGCGTGCCAAGGGCTTCTATGCCCTGCGCTCCAAGAGCGTCCGTAAGGCCCGCGAAACCCTGTTCAGCGGGGCCATGCGCTCCTTCAACGACCGCCGCAAGCGCAAAGGTGATATGCGCCGCCTGTGGATCGTGCGTATCAATGCTGCCGCGCGCCAGCATGGCCTGAGCTACAGCGTGTTCATGCACGGCCTCAAGAAAGCCGGTATCGAGCTGGACCGCAAGATTCTGGCCGATATCGCCGTGCGCCAGCCTGAGGCCTTTGCCGAGCTGGTGAGCAAAGCCCGGGCCTAA
- the rpmI gene encoding 50S ribosomal protein L35, producing MAKMKTHKGAKKRVKITATGKVVGKKPGKRHLNWHKSGSSRRQKGRDFTFAKGEERRVHQLMPYDV from the coding sequence ATGGCCAAGATGAAGACCCACAAGGGCGCCAAAAAGCGTGTCAAGATCACGGCTACTGGCAAGGTAGTTGGCAAAAAGCCGGGGAAACGCCACCTCAACTGGCACAAGTCGGGCAGCAGCCGCCGTCAGAAAGGGCGCGACTTTACCTTTGCCAAAGGCGAAGAGCGCCGTGTCCACCAGCTCATGCCCTACGACGTATAA
- a CDS encoding NAD-dependent epimerase/dehydratase family protein, which translates to MNILLLGGTRFVGRHIAEAALRRGHTVSTFTRGTNPLPGTLSLVGDRQKGDLKALEGRTWDAVVDVNGYLPREVREAIDVLKGRVGRYAFISTVSVYRESSEPLDETSPLQTLADPTVEKVTGETYGGLKVLCELEVARAFGSQSFVVRPHLVVGPHDPTDRFTYWPRRFAGGGRVLVPGQAEHTLQYVDARDLGAFVVLGLEEELSGAYNAAATPVSWGSLVEACRQAAPTLAEAVWADEQWLLDNQVTPWADLPAWIPSFAPGRGIAQTQNARAQTAGFTMRPLLQTVQDILAWDKARTEPLKAGMSRERELELIQHWLSRSALHKD; encoded by the coding sequence ATGAACATCCTGCTTCTGGGGGGAACCCGCTTTGTGGGTCGTCATATTGCCGAAGCCGCCTTGCGGCGCGGCCATACCGTCAGCACCTTCACCCGTGGCACCAACCCCCTACCGGGCACCCTTTCGCTGGTGGGAGACCGCCAAAAAGGCGACCTGAAAGCCCTCGAGGGCCGCACCTGGGACGCTGTGGTGGACGTAAATGGCTACTTGCCCCGCGAAGTCCGCGAAGCCATCGATGTACTCAAAGGACGCGTGGGGCGCTATGCCTTCATCTCCACGGTCTCGGTATACCGGGAGTCCAGCGAGCCTCTGGACGAAACTTCGCCCCTGCAAACCCTGGCCGACCCCACGGTAGAAAAGGTGACCGGCGAGACCTACGGCGGGCTCAAGGTGTTGTGCGAGCTCGAGGTCGCGCGGGCCTTCGGTAGCCAGAGCTTTGTGGTGCGTCCCCATCTGGTGGTGGGGCCGCACGACCCCACCGACCGCTTCACCTACTGGCCGCGCCGCTTTGCCGGGGGAGGCCGGGTACTGGTGCCGGGCCAAGCCGAGCACACCTTGCAGTACGTGGACGCACGCGACCTGGGGGCCTTTGTGGTGCTGGGCCTGGAAGAGGAACTGAGCGGGGCCTACAACGCAGCCGCTACGCCGGTGTCCTGGGGCAGCCTGGTCGAAGCCTGTCGGCAAGCCGCCCCCACCCTTGCCGAGGCCGTCTGGGCCGATGAACAGTGGTTGCTGGACAACCAGGTGACCCCCTGGGCCGACCTGCCGGCCTGGATTCCTTCCTTTGCGCCGGGTCGCGGAATTGCACAAACCCAGAATGCCAGGGCCCAAACTGCCGGTTTCACCATGCGCCCGCTTTTGCAAACCGTCCAGGACATTCTGGCCTGGGACAAAGCCCGTACAGAACCCCTCAAGGCCGGTATGAGCCGGGAACGGGAACTCGAGCTCATCCAGCACTGGCTGTCCCGGAGCGCTCTTCACAAAGATTGA
- a CDS encoding TIGR00282 family metallophosphoesterase — MRVLFVGDVFGDPGLRAVAMHLPDLRPHYDLVIVNGENAHHGKGLSRPAYKKLREAGADLITLGNHAWDHKDIYDLIQTEPIIRALNYPPGTPGKGYWVLEAQGERLLVMQVMGQVDMGLNLYDPFRTTEALLAEVPHDYALLEVHAEATSEKYALGHYLGGKVSALLGTHTHVQTADAGFLVNGTAIQCDVGMTGPIHSIIGGEIESFLGRFITQRPTPFKAATGRAMLCATELVLEGGNCVEIRPMRWDEPE, encoded by the coding sequence ATGCGTGTGTTGTTTGTTGGCGATGTCTTTGGCGACCCTGGCTTGCGGGCGGTAGCGATGCACCTCCCCGATCTACGTCCCCACTACGACCTGGTTATTGTGAATGGAGAAAACGCCCACCACGGCAAGGGTCTGTCCAGGCCCGCCTACAAAAAACTCCGGGAGGCCGGGGCCGACCTGATTACCCTGGGCAACCACGCCTGGGATCACAAGGATATTTACGACCTCATCCAGACCGAGCCCATTATTCGAGCCCTTAATTACCCCCCCGGAACGCCCGGAAAGGGGTACTGGGTGCTCGAGGCCCAGGGGGAGCGCCTGCTGGTGATGCAGGTGATGGGGCAGGTAGATATGGGCCTGAACCTCTACGACCCTTTTCGCACAACCGAGGCCTTGCTGGCCGAAGTACCGCACGATTACGCCCTGCTCGAGGTGCACGCCGAGGCCACCAGCGAGAAATACGCCCTGGGGCATTACCTGGGCGGCAAGGTATCGGCCCTGCTGGGCACCCACACCCACGTCCAGACCGCCGATGCGGGCTTTCTGGTCAATGGAACCGCCATTCAATGTGATGTGGGCATGACCGGCCCCATCCATTCGATCATCGGAGGCGAGATAGAGAGCTTTCTGGGGCGCTTCATCACCCAGCGGCCCACCCCCTTCAAGGCAGCCACAGGACGGGCCATGCTCTGCGCGACTGAGCTGGTGTTGGAGGGTGGTAATTGCGTAGAGATTCGGCCTATGCGCTGGGACGAGCCGGAATAA
- a CDS encoding cation transporter, whose protein sequence is MYLAPHANRWYKLAFWLAVLTIVYNLIEGLVSVWFGLADESLTLFGFGLDSFIEMISGIGILAMVLRIWRHPGAPKGRFEKTALQITGTGFYGLVGILSTMALYNLATQHKPETTLAGVVIAVISISLMWALIHYKTQAGVALGSEAILADAKCARVCMYMSGLLLASSLIYAVSGIWFVDSLGALGLAYLSFTEGREAFAKANGAECGCHASG, encoded by the coding sequence ATGTACCTGGCCCCCCATGCGAACCGCTGGTATAAGTTGGCTTTCTGGCTGGCCGTTCTGACCATTGTCTACAACCTGATCGAGGGCCTGGTCTCGGTCTGGTTTGGCCTGGCCGACGAGTCACTTACCCTGTTTGGCTTTGGCCTCGACAGCTTTATCGAGATGATCTCGGGAATAGGCATTCTGGCCATGGTGCTGCGCATCTGGCGGCATCCTGGAGCCCCCAAGGGCCGCTTCGAAAAAACCGCCCTGCAAATCACCGGAACCGGCTTCTACGGCCTGGTGGGGATTCTCTCGACCATGGCCCTGTACAACCTGGCCACCCAGCACAAGCCCGAGACCACCCTAGCAGGTGTGGTTATTGCGGTCATCTCCATATCGCTGATGTGGGCCCTGATTCACTACAAAACCCAGGCCGGGGTGGCCCTGGGCTCCGAAGCCATTCTGGCCGATGCCAAGTGTGCGCGGGTATGCATGTATATGTCCGGGCTGCTGCTGGCTTCCAGTCTGATCTATGCTGTGAGCGGCATCTGGTTTGTGGATAGCCTGGGGGCCTTGGGGCTGGCCTACCTGTCCTTTACCGAGGGCCGTGAAGCCTTTGCCAAGGCCAACGGCGCCGAATGTGGTTGTCACGCAAGCGGGTAA
- the clpA gene encoding ATP-dependent Clp protease ATP-binding subunit ClpA, with the protein METPLTPTLEQSIRRALEMALERGHEYAGLEHLLLALLDDPDASRVLQHSKVDLTHLRALLEESLRQFERIPGAEPEPTTAFQRVIQRAVLQMRSAGRDQANGANVLVAIMDERQSAAYALLEQLGVTRLDLTAAISRGALPRGASQNIEPVQVGEEGPGVAQNPLEAYCTNLTERARKGELDPLVGREKELERILTILSRRQKNNPLLVGDPGVGKTALVEGLAQLIVSPSSQGNAPLLPKRLKGAEVFALDMGSLLAGTRYRGDFEERVKAVMKALEAHSNAILFIDEIHTIVGAGSTTGSTVDASNLLKPALTGKLRCIGATTFAEYKHFEKDRAIARRFQKVDITEPSHADAVKILEGLKPRLEAHHQLSYTKQALERAVELSARHLSERRLPDSALDVLDEAGAAQALLPPGKRKSRIGVAEVEATVARMARIPAKSLSRDDEAVLANLEQELKGAVFGQDRAVEEVASAIKLSRAGLRDPQKPMGSYLFAGPTGVGKTELARQLAASLGVPLLRFDMSEYMEKHSVSRLIGAPPGYVGFDQGGLLTDAVLQNPHCVLLLDEIEKAHPDLYAILLQVMDYGKLTDHNGKTVDFRSTILIMTTNAGAAEASERRVGFLGGTKAEVSDEALKRMFTPEFRNRLDAIVHFDPLSPAIMQQIVDKFLRQLASQLKERKVALETSPEAVAWLAEKGYDPLMGARPLARLIQEKIKKPLADLLLFGPLKNGGQLNILRQGEEITLETKGTSAP; encoded by the coding sequence ATGGAAACCCCTCTGACCCCTACCCTGGAGCAGTCTATTCGTCGTGCGCTGGAGATGGCCCTCGAGCGCGGGCACGAATACGCCGGCCTCGAGCACCTGCTGCTGGCTCTGCTCGACGACCCCGACGCCAGCCGGGTTCTGCAGCATAGCAAGGTAGACCTGACCCACCTGCGGGCCCTGCTGGAGGAGTCTTTGCGCCAGTTTGAGCGCATCCCGGGCGCAGAACCCGAGCCCACCACGGCGTTTCAGCGGGTTATCCAGCGGGCCGTGCTGCAAATGCGCTCTGCTGGGCGCGACCAGGCCAACGGTGCCAACGTGCTGGTCGCCATCATGGATGAGCGGCAGTCGGCCGCCTATGCCTTGCTGGAGCAGCTTGGGGTGACCCGGCTCGACCTGACGGCGGCCATCTCGAGGGGAGCCTTGCCCCGGGGTGCCTCGCAAAACATCGAACCCGTACAGGTAGGCGAAGAGGGCCCGGGCGTGGCGCAAAACCCCCTGGAAGCCTATTGCACCAACCTGACCGAACGGGCCCGCAAAGGTGAGCTCGACCCGCTGGTTGGGCGGGAGAAGGAGCTCGAGCGCATCCTGACCATCCTCTCCCGTCGTCAAAAGAACAACCCCCTGCTGGTCGGCGACCCCGGCGTGGGGAAAACCGCTTTAGTGGAGGGGCTGGCGCAGCTCATTGTGTCGCCCTCGAGCCAGGGAAACGCCCCCCTGCTGCCCAAGCGCCTCAAAGGGGCCGAGGTTTTTGCTCTGGACATGGGCAGCCTGCTGGCTGGCACCCGCTACCGGGGCGACTTCGAGGAGCGGGTCAAGGCCGTGATGAAGGCCCTCGAGGCCCACTCCAACGCCATTTTGTTTATCGACGAAATCCACACCATCGTGGGTGCGGGCTCCACCACCGGCTCCACCGTAGACGCCAGCAACCTGCTTAAGCCCGCCCTAACCGGCAAGCTCAGGTGCATTGGGGCCACCACCTTTGCCGAGTACAAGCACTTCGAGAAAGACCGGGCCATTGCCCGGCGGTTCCAAAAAGTCGACATTACCGAACCTTCCCACGCCGACGCCGTTAAGATTCTGGAGGGGCTCAAGCCACGCCTGGAGGCCCACCACCAGCTCAGCTATACCAAGCAGGCCCTCGAGCGGGCGGTGGAACTCTCGGCCCGCCATCTTTCCGAACGGCGGCTACCCGACTCGGCCCTGGATGTGCTGGACGAGGCCGGGGCTGCCCAGGCCCTGCTCCCCCCTGGCAAACGCAAGAGCCGGATCGGCGTGGCCGAAGTTGAGGCCACCGTGGCCCGCATGGCCCGCATTCCGGCCAAGAGCCTGAGCCGCGACGACGAGGCGGTGCTTGCTAACCTCGAGCAGGAACTCAAGGGGGCGGTGTTTGGGCAGGATCGGGCCGTGGAGGAGGTTGCCAGCGCCATCAAGCTCTCGAGGGCCGGGCTGCGCGACCCGCAAAAGCCCATGGGTTCGTATCTGTTTGCCGGCCCAACCGGGGTGGGCAAAACCGAACTGGCCCGCCAGCTGGCGGCCTCGCTGGGGGTGCCGTTGCTGCGTTTCGATATGTCGGAGTACATGGAAAAGCACTCGGTCTCGAGGCTGATCGGGGCCCCACCGGGCTACGTGGGCTTCGACCAGGGCGGCCTGCTGACCGATGCGGTCTTGCAGAACCCCCACTGCGTGCTGCTTTTGGACGAGATTGAGAAAGCCCACCCCGACCTCTACGCCATCCTCTTGCAGGTCATGGACTATGGCAAACTGACCGACCACAACGGCAAAACCGTGGACTTTCGTAGCACCATCCTGATCATGACCACCAACGCCGGGGCCGCCGAGGCCAGCGAGCGGCGGGTGGGCTTTTTGGGCGGTACGAAAGCCGAAGTCAGCGACGAGGCCCTCAAGCGCATGTTCACCCCCGAGTTTCGCAACCGGCTGGATGCCATCGTACACTTTGACCCACTCTCCCCGGCCATCATGCAGCAGATTGTGGACAAGTTCCTGCGGCAGCTAGCATCCCAGCTCAAAGAGCGCAAGGTGGCCCTCGAGACAAGCCCCGAAGCCGTGGCCTGGCTGGCCGAAAAGGGCTACGACCCGCTGATGGGCGCCCGCCCCCTGGCTCGGCTGATCCAGGAAAAAATCAAGAAACCCCTGGCCGACCTGCTGCTCTTTGGCCCCCTTAAGAATGGGGGACAACTGAACATCTTGCGCCAGGGCGAGGAGATTACCCTCGAGACCAAAGGTACAAGCGCTCCGTAA
- the infC gene encoding translation initiation factor IF-3, whose protein sequence is MTRDVPVNERIRVRQVRLIDENGTQVGVVDTREALRMAKEREYDLVLVSPNAVPPVARLLDYGKWRYEQQQAEKEARKKAKRTELKSMKLRPKIEAHDYNTKVGHIRRFLEEGHKVKVTIMFRGREMAHQELGYKLLERIARDLEGIGFVEMRPEMLGRDMNMVMAPGAKPSAPVAPAASSGNPA, encoded by the coding sequence ATAACCAGAGATGTTCCAGTTAATGAACGAATTCGGGTGCGTCAGGTACGCCTGATTGACGAGAATGGAACCCAGGTAGGGGTGGTGGACACCCGCGAAGCCCTGCGCATGGCCAAGGAGCGCGAATACGACCTGGTGTTGGTCTCACCCAATGCGGTTCCACCTGTGGCCAGGCTGCTCGATTATGGGAAGTGGCGCTATGAGCAACAGCAGGCCGAAAAAGAAGCCCGCAAGAAGGCCAAGCGCACCGAACTCAAGAGCATGAAGCTCCGACCCAAAATTGAGGCCCACGACTACAACACCAAGGTCGGACATATTCGGCGCTTTCTCGAGGAAGGGCACAAGGTCAAAGTCACGATCATGTTCCGCGGGCGCGAGATGGCGCACCAGGAGCTAGGTTACAAGCTTTTGGAACGCATCGCGAGGGATCTAGAAGGAATAGGGTTTGTCGAAATGCGCCCGGAAATGCTGGGCCGCGACATGAATATGGTGATGGCGCCAGGCGCCAAGCCTTCGGCCCCGGTGGCCCCTGCCGCTTCGTCTGGCAACCCCGCCTAG
- a CDS encoding thioredoxin domain-containing protein, with amino-acid sequence MPNRLAQESSPYLLQHAHNPVDWYPWNEEAFAKARSENKPIFLSVGYATCHWCHVMERESFEDPEIAAILNTHFVPIKVDREELPDVDHVYMSALQAMTGSGGWPMNMFLLPDLRPFFGGTYWPPEDRQGFPSFRRVLMGVHNAWQHQHKDVLENAEQLTAYLQGQLKPRTGPLPENLHKVALAGLSRAFDPAYGGFGSAPKFPQSPALAYLLSLAWLGEEAAWKHLQLTLDRMAAGGLYDQVGGGFHRYAVDHIWRVPHFEKMLYDNAQLAWLYAAASQMQPTTAEQARRYRRIARETLDYVLREMTDPQGGFWSAQDADSEGVEGKFYVWQATEFRAVLGAEADAAMLLFGVSEAGNWEHTNVLERRIPDEALMQHLGMGPEAFENWVESVRKRLYAARQQRIPPLTDDKVLADWNGLMLRALAEVGRLLGEPTYIEAARKNAGFVWQAMYKDGLLRHSWRKGLLKPQAYLSDQAHYGLGLLALYEATGEIAWLEAAQQLAEAILTYFKEPEGGFRDSLDPTLPVKARDAYDGPYPSGSASAAELLFRLAAIYERPDWQQAALSAVEFYAQSLVHNAFGFPALLQAHLVGTQGTELAVVAPSELVEPICRWFLPLTTLAHGSPDLLPVLQNRQPGLAYLCQQGACRLPVDSLERLWAELEAIYPSISVQVKP; translated from the coding sequence GTGCCAAACCGTTTAGCCCAAGAAAGCAGCCCCTACCTGTTGCAACATGCCCATAACCCAGTGGACTGGTATCCCTGGAACGAAGAGGCTTTTGCTAAAGCCAGATCCGAAAACAAGCCCATCTTTTTATCGGTGGGGTATGCCACCTGCCACTGGTGTCATGTGATGGAGCGCGAAAGCTTCGAAGATCCGGAAATCGCGGCCATCCTCAACACGCATTTTGTGCCCATTAAGGTAGACCGCGAGGAGCTGCCCGACGTGGACCACGTCTATATGTCGGCCCTGCAGGCCATGACCGGCTCGGGTGGCTGGCCCATGAACATGTTTTTGCTGCCCGATCTGCGCCCCTTTTTTGGTGGAACCTACTGGCCCCCAGAAGACCGCCAGGGCTTTCCCAGCTTTCGGCGGGTGCTGATGGGCGTACATAATGCCTGGCAACATCAGCATAAAGATGTACTGGAAAACGCCGAACAGCTGACCGCCTACCTGCAAGGTCAGCTCAAGCCACGGACGGGCCCTTTGCCAGAGAACCTGCACAAGGTTGCGCTGGCCGGACTTTCCAGGGCTTTTGACCCGGCCTATGGGGGGTTTGGTTCGGCGCCCAAGTTTCCGCAGTCGCCTGCCCTGGCCTACCTGCTCTCACTAGCCTGGCTGGGCGAAGAAGCTGCCTGGAAGCACCTTCAGCTAACCCTCGACCGGATGGCCGCAGGAGGCCTCTACGACCAGGTAGGGGGTGGTTTTCACCGCTACGCGGTGGACCATATCTGGCGGGTGCCGCATTTTGAAAAAATGCTTTACGACAACGCACAGTTGGCCTGGCTGTATGCGGCGGCCAGCCAGATGCAACCAACCACTGCCGAACAAGCCCGGCGCTACCGCCGAATTGCCAGGGAAACGCTGGACTATGTCTTAAGGGAGATGACCGACCCACAGGGAGGCTTCTGGTCGGCCCAGGATGCTGACTCGGAAGGGGTGGAGGGCAAGTTTTACGTCTGGCAAGCGACCGAGTTTCGTGCAGTTTTGGGCGCTGAAGCAGATGCGGCAATGCTGCTCTTTGGGGTTTCGGAGGCTGGAAACTGGGAGCATACCAACGTCTTGGAGCGTCGCATTCCGGATGAAGCCCTGATGCAGCACCTGGGCATGGGGCCCGAGGCCTTTGAAAACTGGGTTGAGAGCGTGCGCAAGCGGCTTTATGCGGCTCGACAGCAGCGAATTCCGCCCCTCACCGACGATAAGGTGCTGGCCGACTGGAATGGGCTGATGCTGAGGGCCCTGGCCGAAGTGGGGCGCCTGCTGGGGGAACCCACCTATATCGAAGCGGCACGCAAAAACGCCGGTTTTGTATGGCAAGCGATGTATAAGGATGGGCTATTAAGGCACTCCTGGCGCAAAGGTTTGCTCAAGCCCCAAGCGTATCTGAGTGACCAGGCCCACTACGGGTTGGGTCTTCTGGCCTTGTATGAAGCCACAGGAGAGATAGCGTGGCTTGAGGCCGCACAGCAGCTTGCCGAAGCCATCCTGACCTACTTTAAAGAGCCGGAGGGGGGCTTCCGCGACTCGCTCGACCCTACCCTGCCGGTCAAGGCTCGAGACGCCTACGATGGGCCATATCCATCGGGCAGCGCTTCTGCCGCTGAGCTCTTGTTTCGCCTGGCCGCCATCTACGAGCGCCCCGACTGGCAGCAAGCCGCCCTTTCTGCGGTGGAGTTTTACGCGCAAAGCCTGGTGCACAATGCCTTTGGCTTTCCGGCCTTGCTACAGGCCCACCTGGTGGGCACCCAGGGTACCGAGCTGGCGGTGGTGGCTCCGTCGGAGCTGGTTGAACCGATTTGCCGATGGTTCTTGCCCCTAACCACCCTGGCCCACGGGTCGCCCGATTTGCTGCCGGTCTTACAAAACCGCCAGCCTGGGCTGGCCTATTTATGCCAGCAGGGGGCTTGTCGGCTGCCTGTGGATAGCCTGGAGCGGCTCTGGGCGGAGCTCGAGGCCATCTATCCCAGTATCAGCGTCCAAGTCAAACCATAA